The genomic DNA TGAAACCGACTGTTTGACGGAATTCGAGAAGCAGCTGGTGAAAGAAAAGCTCTTTACGCCGGCCGAATGCGAACAGATTCGAAAAGATTCCGCCGACGAGGCGTTCGAAGCTCTCAAGAAAGTCCGCCAAGAGCCGTTTCCCGATCCGGCCACCATCTATGATCACATTTTCTCGGACTGAACCATGGCGACGATAGCTCAAGCGATTCGAATGGCTCTGCACGTCGGTGAGACCCGTCTCGGCGTGAAAGATATTTTCGGCGAGGACGTCGGCCCGCCGCTGGGAGGGGTGTTCACCTGCACGCAAGGACTGAAGACGGCGTGGAATTCCCCGTTGGACGAGAGAGGGATCGTCGGCACGGCGTTCGGCCTGGCCCTTGCGGGGCAGCGACCGGTGGCGGAGATTCAATTTTGCGATTACATCTTCAATACGATCGACCTTTTAAAGATGGCCGGGAACTGCCGATGGAGCGGCAACGGCGACTGGGAAGTTCCATTGGTGATGATGACGCCGGTCGGCACCGGAATTCATGGGGCGGTTTATCATTCGCAATCGTTCGACGCGATGGCGACTCATATGCCGGGCTGGAAAGTCGTTTTTCCTTCGAACCCGATTGATACGTACGGACTTCTGATTTCCGCCATTAAAGATCCGAATCCAGTCATGTTCCTTTACCCCAAAGCGTTGATCCGGGTTCCCGGCGAAGAGCGGATTCCCGGCGAACCGGAAGACGCCAGAGCGCTTTCTCAAATGATCGACGCCCCGTTGGGGGACCGGACGAAGTGGACACCGAAGTGGCCCGACCTGCCCGACTTTGAAATCCCAATCGGCAGCGCCAAACTTTGCCGCGAAGGAACGCGTCTCACAGTCGTGAGTTACGGCCGAACGCTCCCGCTCTGCGTGAAAGCGGCCGATAAACTTCGCGACGAAGCCGGTATTTCCGCCGAAGTCATCGACCTTCGAACCCTCTTTCCGTACGACTGGCCGGCGATCAAGGGTTCGGTTCAGAACACAAAGCGGATTCTGGTCGTCAACGAAGATACCGAGGTCACAAACTTCGGCGAACATCTGGTTCGCAAAGTGGTCGACGAATGCTTCTATGACTTGGAGGCTCCGCCGAAACTCCTGGCGGGCGCGAACACGCCCGGTGTAGGCCTG from Bdellovibrionota bacterium includes the following:
- a CDS encoding transketolase C-terminal domain-containing protein, translating into MATIAQAIRMALHVGETRLGVKDIFGEDVGPPLGGVFTCTQGLKTAWNSPLDERGIVGTAFGLALAGQRPVAEIQFCDYIFNTIDLLKMAGNCRWSGNGDWEVPLVMMTPVGTGIHGAVYHSQSFDAMATHMPGWKVVFPSNPIDTYGLLISAIKDPNPVMFLYPKALIRVPGEERIPGEPEDARALSQMIDAPLGDRTKWTPKWPDLPDFEIPIGSAKLCREGTRLTVVSYGRTLPLCVKAADKLRDEAGISAEVIDLRTLFPYDWPAIKGSVQNTKRILVVNEDTEVTNFGEHLVRKVVDECFYDLEAPPKLLAGANTPGVGLAWPLEEASVPQESTIEQAMREVASAQP